In Monodelphis domestica isolate mMonDom1 chromosome 4, mMonDom1.pri, whole genome shotgun sequence, one DNA window encodes the following:
- the LOC103097840 gene encoding methyl-CpG-binding domain protein 1-like isoform X1 codes for MAAEPGSRRSPRSSMADTWLDCPVLGPGWKRRETFRKSGATCGRSDTYYQSPTGDLIRSKVELTRFLGPDCDLSCFDFKQGVLQYFPTRASSQKKRRGAWLEKASLKEKPPEEPLPAPAAAKASKSPHAPPDPLTKWCENCGARISGAGARSQRLHSLCKSCRAQKNALGREQRASEPGGCGDCKACQVTEDCGVCLACVGRMSQPNTSWPPPNRCTQRLCLRSIDESSACGVCSNCQTKEDCGACWFCELKGKPGFQRQWTCLQRWCLKKQRRRTPRGAAAAAKPPGKSPQGQALPPQPLAQAVSSSGAAREYKHPGLGVFISSLPEKLEGENNGAQAPGAASPPPAAFLPSFSGEGAKRVWPQHSLKQEENPVRGEEERAAKASAPAVLDKHSQSRATPIAAGPRGGLDSVLQEFLAELKALPLPARWEVLPPRGPDLRIFQPSPLSTVSAAVIYIQPGLFFHVVVQDIPVPATHRLYSAHPSRLTSVDEVVDLICNLEAYRLCPGWSVSCNRSPRSPDCDVLVYEGRCQACCVRQPWVPTY; via the coding sequence ATGGCCGCTGAGCCAGGCTCCAGGAGGTCACCTCGGTCCTCCATGGCTGACACGTGGCTGGATTGCCCTGTGTTGGGCCCTGGTTGGAAGCGCCGTGAAACCTTCCGGAAGTCGGGGGCTACCTGCGGCCGTTCGGACACTTATTATCAGAGCCCCACTGGAGACCTGATCCGAAGTAAGGTTGAACTGACCCGCTTCTTGGGCCCTGACTGTGACCTCAGCTGTTTTGATTTCAAACAGGGGGTTCTGCAGTATTTCCCTACTAGGGCATCTTCTCAAAAGAAGAGGCGAGGAGCCTGGCTAGAGAAGGCCTCCCTCAAAGAGAAACCTCCTGAGGAACCCTTGCCTGCCCCTGCTGCTGCCAAGGCCTCCAAGTCACCACATGCCCCCCCGGACCCTCTGACCAAATGGTGTGAAAACTGTGGAGCCCGTATCTCAGGGGCTGGTGCCAGGAGTCAGCGGCTCCACTCTCTGTGCAAGAGCTGCCGGGCCCAGAAAAATGCTCTAGGCCGGGAACAGAGAGCGTCGGAGCCAGGGGGCTGCGGTGACTGCAAGGCCTGCCAGGTGACTGAGGACTGTGGTGTCTGCTTGGCCTGCGTTGGGCGGATGTCTCAGCCCAACACTTCCTGGCCCCCGCCGAACCGGTGCACCCAGCGCCTCTGCCTCAGGAGCATCGATGAGAGCTCGGCCTGTGGGGTTTGTTCTAACTGTCAGACCAAGGAAGACTGTGGGGCCTGCTGGTTTTGTGAGCTCAAAGGGAAGCCGGGCTTCCAAAGGCAGTGGACATGCCTTCAGCGGTGGTGCCtcaagaagcagagaaggaggacACCGAGAGGGGCAGCTGCTGCTGCCAAGCCCCCAGGCAAGAGTCCCCAAGGCCAGGCCCTGCCGCCCCAGCCCCTAGCTCAAGCCGTCAGCTCCTCAGGTGCTGCCAGGGAGTACAAGCATCCGGGCCTTGGTGTGTTCATCTCGTCCCTCCCTGAGAAGCTGGAGGGGGAGAATAATGGGGCCCAGGCTCCTGGGGctgcctccccaccccctgcAGCCTTCCTTCCCAGCTTCTCTGGAGAGGGAGCTAAGAGGGTCTGGCCCCAGCATTCTCTGAAACAAGAGGAAAACCCTGttagaggggaggaggagagagcagCAAAGGCCTCCGCTCCAGCGGTCCTGGACAAGCATAGCCAGAGCAGAGCCACCCCAATAGCAGCAGGGCCCAGGGGAGGTCTAGACAGTGTCCTCCAGGAGTTTCTAGCAGAACTGAAGGCGCTGCCCCTCCCTGCCCGCTGGGAAGTCCTGCCGCCAAGGGGGCCAGACTTACGTATCTTCCAGCCATCCCCTTTGTCTACTGTGTCTGCTGCGGTCATCTACATCCAGCCAGGCCTCTTCTTCCATGTGGTGGTACAGGACATCCCTGTGCCGGCCACCCACCGACTCTATTCAGCTCACCCATCGCGCCTCACCTCCGTGGATGAGGTGGTGGATCTCATCTGCAACCTGGAGGCCTACCGCCTGTGCCCCGGCTGGTCTGTTAGCTGTAATCGGAGCCCGCGTTCTCCAGACTGTGATGTCCTCGTATATGAGGGCCGCTGCCAGGCCTGCTGCGTCAGACAGCCCTGGGTCCCCACATACTGA
- the LOC103097840 gene encoding uncharacterized protein LOC103097840 isoform X4: MESEGSREFIFPGVGETGDAPLPNLTPRHQDLIPTPCGPIKPWSELSCPVKVYFCITLVSLLSIIGLTIKTLVQKSDENFTISLIQLIGVVFCIYYVTRGILQENRQELIVFILSILLVMFRSLVNFLVLTAEEKPAREDPVILGSSSLALQTSEDRQLTPSGGSPLPGNPSHIHLEEEGKGPAPRFVPSQEEAPVQGQRCAFSASVSLSGMKRWDWMTFEAPSGLDPEWTLTVLGSRRMAGLRPGASGSIFLDPFLEFCAPPPSCWLPGEGRAGQAPFALHSRAGAHSAWHGVGMD; this comes from the exons ATGGAGTCCGAGGGGAGCAG AGAATTCATCTTTCCTGGCGTCGGGGAGACTGGAGATGCCCCCCTGCCCAACTTAACCCCAAGACACCAGGACCTGATCCCCACCCCCTGTGGGCCT ATAAAGCCGTGGTCAGAATTATCCTGTCCAGTGAAGGTCTATTTCTGCATCACGCTGGTGTCTCTCCTGAGCATCATTGGGTTAACCATTAAGACCCTCGTGCAGAAGTCGGATGAGAACTTCACCATCTCTCTCATTCAACTCATCGGCGTCG TGTTCTGCATTTATTACGTGACCAGAGGGATCCTCCAGGAGAATCGCCAGGAGCTCATCGTCTTCATTCTCTCCATCCTGCTGGTGATGTTCCGCTCCTTGGTCAACTTCCTCGTGCTGACTGCGGAGGAGAAGCCTGCCAGGGAGGACCCCGTCATCCTG GGGTCCTCTAGCCTCGCCTTGCAGACCTCGGAGGACAGGCAGCTCACCCCTTCTGGAGGCAGCCCACTCCCCGGGAATCCCAGCCACATACACCTAGAGGAAGAGGGCAAGGGCCCGGCTCCCCGCTTCGTCCCCAGCCAGGAGGAGGCCCCCGTGCAAGGGCAGAGGTGCGCCTTCTCGGCCTCCGTTTCCTTGTCTGGGATGAAGAGATGGGACTGGATGACCTTTGAGGCCCCTTCTGGCCTAGATCCCGAGTGGACGCTGACTGTTTTGGGAAGCAGAAGGATGGCCGGCCTTCGCCCCGGGGCCTCGGGCTCCATTTTTCTGGATCCCTTTCTGGAGTtttgtgccccccccccaagctgcTGGCTGCccggggaggggagggcaggccaGGCACCGTTTGCTCTGCATTCCCGGGCAGGtgcacacagtgcctggcatgggGTAGGCATGGACTGA